DNA from Dehalococcoidia bacterium:
GTGCGGCTGAAACTGGCCGACGCCGACACCATGACGCCCACGCAGCTTGGGGCGCTGCCCGTATTTGTGCCAAGCACGGGGCAGACTGTGCGACTGGACCAGATTGCTACGCTGCGGCAGGCGACGGGGCCCAACCAAATTGACCGGGCCAGTCAGCAGCGGCGCATGAGCATCAGCGCCAACGTGGTGGGCCGCTCTCTGGGAGATGTGGCGCGGGATATCCAGGCCCAGACGAGCAAGCTGGCCGTTCCCACAGGCTACCGGGTAGTTCTCCTGGGCCAGGCAGACCGTTTGAACCAGGCCGTTGCGTCCCTTCTCGGAGCGTTGGGTATGTCAATTGTGCTCATCTACATGCTTCTCGCTGCGCTTTACGAGGACTGGCTGCACCCTCTGGCCATCATGTTCTCGCTGCCCCTTGCGCTGGTGGGCGCGTTCACCGGCCTGCTGGTCACGGGGAACACGCTCAACATGTTCTCCATGATTGGCTTGATTTTCTTGATGGGCCTGGTGGCCAAGAACGCCATTCTTCTCGTGGACTATACGAACACACTGCGGGGACGAGGGGTGGCCCAACATGAGGCTATTTTGGAGGCGGGGGCCACGCGCTTGCGTCCCATCTTCATGACATCGTTCACGCTGGTGTTCGCCATGATCCCGCTGGCTATGAAACTGGAAGCGGGCGCCGAGTCGCGGTCGCCGCTGGCGGTGGTCATCATCGGCGGCGTGCTGAGTTCCATGTTCCTCACGCTGGTCGTGGTGCCCGTAGTCTACGCTCTGCTGGAGGACCTGTCCGGCTTGGTGAAGAGCAAGTCGCGACAACGTGTCCAACGGGAAGAACGCGGGCGTCAGGCCGTGCGTCCCGCCCTTCTGGGCGAGGCCTCGCGTGCCCACGAGTCGCGTTCATCCGACTTCGTGTCCAAGCCATAGCCTGAGAACGCTATAACGGATCTGGCTACCCTTCAGGAGCGAGCGCATGCTGATTGAGAAACGTCTTCAAGAGATGGGCCTCTCCCTGCCCAAGCTGGGCCCTTCGGCGGGCAACTACGTACGGGCGTTGCGCGCGGGGAATTACGTCTATCTGTCCGGACACCTGCCGAACTACCCGGGTGGCAAAGTGTATAAAGGTAAGGTAGGGCGGGACATCCCCGTGGAGGAGGGCTATCAGGGGGCGCGTCAGGCGGCCCTCTGCATGCTCAGCAGCCTGAAGGACGAAATAGGCAACTTGGACAAAGTGGTCCGGGTGGTCAAAGTGACCGGTTTTGTCAGTTGCGCCGAAGACTTCCTGGACCAGTCCAAGGTGGTGAACGGCGCGTCCGACCTGTTCCTGGAGGTTTTCGGAGAACGCGGGCGCCACACGCGCTCCGCGGTGGGCGTTTTCCAGCTTCCCGCAGGCGCGCCCGTCGAGATGGAAGCCATCGTCGAGGTCGGGGACTAGCGCCTCGTCCGGCGTCCCGCCCGATTCCAGCCGGCGACCGGAGGCCCTCATTACGTTTCTGACAGAGGTGAGACTTGGACTCGATTACGTTCATCCGCCAGTCGTTGCAGCAGGGCCGCGAGCGTCTGCTCGCCAGCCTGCAAGGCCTGACGCCGGAGCAGGTCGAGTGGAGGCCGACGCCTGACGCCAACAGCATCGGCTGGCTGCTGGTGCACATTGGCTTGGCGGAAGACGCGCACATGCATAAGTACCTGGGGCGTGAGCCTGGTCTCTGGGTCCGCGACAGGTGGTATGAGCGCCTGGGCGTGCCGGAGGTGCAGCGCGCGGTGGAGTTGACGGACGCGCACCGACGGCATATTGAAGGGCTGGGGTTGGAGCCGCTGCTGCGCTTCCCCGAGGCGGTGCGCAGGGAGACCTGCGACTACCTCGCGACGCTGCAGCCGAATGACCTGAGCAGGGTTCCTGTGCCGCAGAGGCCTGACCTGCT
Protein-coding regions in this window:
- a CDS encoding DinB family protein, which gives rise to MDSITFIRQSLQQGRERLLASLQGLTPEQVEWRPTPDANSIGWLLVHIGLAEDAHMHKYLGREPGLWVRDRWYERLGVPEVQRAVELTDAHRRHIEGLGLEPLLRFPEAVRRETCDYLATLQPNDLSRVPVPQRPDLLVGSLFRHTINHEAQHGGHIDFIRGLRQAGWDMGMGVGMAQR
- a CDS encoding RidA family protein, producing the protein MLIEKRLQEMGLSLPKLGPSAGNYVRALRAGNYVYLSGHLPNYPGGKVYKGKVGRDIPVEEGYQGARQAALCMLSSLKDEIGNLDKVVRVVKVTGFVSCAEDFLDQSKVVNGASDLFLEVFGERGRHTRSAVGVFQLPAGAPVEMEAIVEVGD